One genomic window of Corallococcus silvisoli includes the following:
- a CDS encoding tryptophan 7-halogenase, with amino-acid sequence MSGAHCDVAVLGGGPAGAGLALALCARTPLSVTLVERAAHDTARVGETLPPHARRPLVKLGAWESFVRDGHLPSRGTASCWGSATVGYHDTLMSPLGPAWHLDRARFDAGLRAQVAERGGGVRTGTSLSGCEALGAWGYRLHLSHPVEGPSTLEARFVVDATGWKAAFATAQGARRRVVDRCFALYGDFHLRAGAAFSTQALVEACPEGWWYSALLPGGHVVVALVGDGESLRGVRPRDPAPWLSLLARTTATRERLEACEFTGEPPRAVPAPVGVLTPVHAAHWLAVGDAACTYDPLSSQGITKALDAALPAAEALDQHLRGRPNALAAYEAQVRRGFVEHLRTRDHYYREERRWPDAPFWRNRRESLASAALAA; translated from the coding sequence GTGAGCGGCGCCCACTGCGACGTCGCCGTCCTCGGGGGAGGGCCGGCTGGCGCGGGACTGGCGCTCGCCCTGTGTGCCCGGACGCCGCTGTCCGTCACGCTGGTGGAGCGCGCGGCCCACGACACGGCTCGCGTGGGGGAGACCCTGCCTCCGCACGCGAGGCGGCCCCTGGTGAAGCTGGGGGCGTGGGAGTCCTTCGTCCGGGACGGACACCTGCCCTCACGCGGCACGGCGTCCTGCTGGGGCTCCGCCACCGTGGGCTACCACGACACGCTGATGTCGCCCCTGGGGCCCGCCTGGCACCTGGACCGCGCCCGCTTCGACGCGGGCCTGCGCGCCCAGGTCGCGGAGCGCGGCGGCGGCGTGCGCACCGGCACCAGCCTGTCGGGATGCGAGGCCTTGGGCGCGTGGGGCTACCGGCTGCACCTGTCCCACCCGGTGGAGGGCCCCTCCACGCTGGAGGCGCGCTTCGTCGTGGACGCGACGGGCTGGAAGGCGGCCTTCGCCACGGCCCAGGGCGCGCGGCGACGGGTGGTGGACCGCTGCTTCGCCCTGTACGGAGACTTCCACCTGAGGGCCGGCGCGGCCTTCAGCACACAGGCGCTGGTGGAGGCGTGCCCGGAGGGGTGGTGGTACTCCGCGCTGCTGCCCGGCGGGCACGTCGTCGTCGCGCTGGTGGGGGACGGGGAGTCGCTGCGCGGCGTGCGCCCGCGCGACCCGGCCCCCTGGCTGTCATTGCTGGCGCGCACCACCGCCACCCGCGAGCGGCTGGAGGCGTGTGAGTTCACCGGCGAACCGCCACGGGCGGTGCCCGCCCCCGTGGGAGTCCTGACCCCTGTCCATGCGGCGCACTGGCTGGCGGTGGGGGACGCGGCGTGCACGTATGATCCGCTGTCCTCCCAGGGCATCACGAAGGCGCTCGACGCCGCGCTGCCGGCGGCCGAGGCCCTGGATCAGCACCTGCGCGGCCGCCCGAACGCGCTCGCGGCCTACGAGGCCCAGGTGCGGCGGGGCTTCGTGGAGCACCTGCGGACGCGGGACCACTACTACCGCGAGGAGCGGCGGTGGCCCGACGCCCCCTTCTGGCGCAACCGGCGCGAGTCCCTGGCCTCCGCCGCCCTGGCCGCGTGA
- a CDS encoding alpha/beta hydrolase, whose translation MPSPHPMRAFSLKSSWRCLSLCLSLAFPAGALAQHKPGEVIIERSAVELEPGTRVSYELGTLYVPENRRKPESRLIGVGFARIKAPRPTGAPPVFWLPGGPGLSVLGSLIDDDAAGKGRLRSWLTFGAVGDLVVLEQRGFTRRGEMLEASSDAMLLDRPGSAQVEAQAMRSLARRAIAENPGKDLSGYDITELAADVDALRRALGYQKVSLFGGSFGSQWSLAVMRLHPGIVARAVLSGVEPLNNGYDMPSDVFAALQRIAYDADRDPGLEPYRPAGGLMEAVRTLHRRFATGPVRVQVRDDAGGGQTVVLGAEDLQLALNSHTQEGEQWPAFILSLYHGHYEGWAREVIADRAAGKTKLIGPLIDSSLGVTAEREHLLRTDPATELLGTWNFEANIASAPDWPTRDVGDALRKPLPSAIPVVFVHGDWDTSTPIENTLGLLPYFPNGHAILVHRAGHDGAFYLLRGEPAAKEAVYEFLKTGKTAGLPHEVTLPVPRFALPSFTAPAAGETSSAGAPSP comes from the coding sequence ATGCCTTCTCCTCACCCCATGCGCGCGTTCTCGCTGAAGTCGTCTTGGCGGTGTCTCTCGCTTTGTCTGTCGTTGGCCTTCCCGGCAGGTGCCCTGGCCCAGCACAAGCCAGGGGAGGTGATCATCGAGCGCAGCGCCGTCGAACTCGAGCCCGGTACCCGTGTGTCGTACGAGCTGGGGACCCTCTATGTGCCCGAGAACCGGCGGAAGCCGGAGAGCCGTCTCATCGGAGTGGGGTTCGCTCGCATCAAGGCGCCGCGCCCCACGGGGGCTCCGCCTGTGTTCTGGCTCCCGGGAGGTCCGGGCCTGAGCGTGCTCGGCTCGCTCATCGACGATGACGCGGCGGGCAAGGGCCGACTGCGCTCGTGGCTGACCTTCGGTGCCGTGGGAGACCTGGTCGTCCTGGAGCAGCGAGGGTTCACCCGGCGGGGAGAGATGCTCGAAGCCTCGAGTGACGCCATGCTCCTGGACCGCCCCGGCTCGGCGCAGGTGGAGGCCCAGGCCATGCGCTCATTGGCGCGGAGGGCCATCGCGGAGAACCCGGGGAAGGACCTGTCTGGCTACGACATCACCGAGCTTGCCGCCGACGTGGACGCCCTTCGGCGCGCGCTCGGCTACCAGAAGGTGAGCCTGTTCGGTGGCAGCTTCGGGTCGCAGTGGAGCCTCGCGGTGATGCGGCTCCATCCGGGAATCGTCGCCCGCGCGGTGCTGTCGGGCGTGGAGCCCTTGAACAATGGCTATGACATGCCCTCGGACGTCTTCGCGGCGCTCCAGCGCATCGCCTACGACGCCGACCGCGACCCAGGGCTTGAGCCTTATCGTCCCGCGGGCGGGCTGATGGAGGCCGTGCGCACCCTCCACCGCCGCTTCGCGACGGGGCCGGTGCGAGTCCAGGTCCGCGACGACGCGGGAGGGGGCCAGACCGTGGTCCTGGGCGCGGAGGACCTGCAGCTCGCCCTGAACTCACACACCCAGGAGGGGGAGCAATGGCCAGCCTTCATCCTCTCGCTCTATCACGGGCACTACGAGGGCTGGGCGCGCGAAGTCATCGCTGACCGCGCGGCCGGCAAGACGAAGCTGATTGGCCCGTTGATTGACAGCAGCCTGGGAGTCACGGCCGAGCGTGAGCACCTGTTGCGGACCGACCCGGCCACCGAGCTGCTCGGGACCTGGAACTTCGAGGCGAACATCGCGTCGGCGCCGGACTGGCCCACCCGGGACGTGGGCGATGCGCTAAGGAAGCCTCTGCCGAGCGCGATACCGGTCGTGTTCGTGCACGGGGATTGGGATACCTCGACGCCCATCGAGAACACCCTCGGCCTGCTGCCGTACTTCCCGAACGGCCACGCCATCCTGGTCCATCGCGCCGGCCATGACGGCGCGTTCTATCTGCTCCGAGGCGAGCCCGCGGCGAAGGAGGCGGTCTACGAGTTCCTCAAGACGGGCAAGACGGCGGGGCTTCCCCACGAGGTGACATTGCCGGTGCCCCGCTTCGCCCTGCCTTCCTTCACGGCCCCCGCGGCCGGTGAGACATCCAGCGCGGGGGCCCCCTCACCCTGA